A region from the Stutzerimonas stutzeri genome encodes:
- a CDS encoding HAMP domain-containing sensor histidine kinase, translated as MPNRHSLFWRLVVLVAGFCLAMIWAGGYVGRHIDRTSSYLSPEAHEVLAGYADEAQAALQAGPQALARWLADMHQREPGWLVVVDEQLQPLGGQTLTAEERQTLTFVRHYEWPMSRRYEGLPLISIPIADSGARLVMRLPERFRPWRHYALLRASGVYLPPVLLSVLFCWLLYRLLVSPLDSLRRQANALRGYRLDSLLPPAIARRHDELGELGRSLAYLTQRLRDSISQQQQLLRDLSHELRTPLSRLRVACESELGAEELRSRTDREITRMQQLVDSTLEFAWLDSEQPRFECEPVDVAALWDVISENACFEAGWPRERIRAQIPEDCQVMGNLNALAQAMENILRNAIRHSPAQGTVCLSADRDANHWRLCIEDQGPGVPTDRLPVIFLPFARLNAARPGGDGFGLGLAIARGMVRMQGGTLWAENGDTGLRMTIRLQSV; from the coding sequence ATGCCCAATCGTCACTCACTGTTCTGGCGCCTGGTGGTGCTGGTCGCCGGCTTCTGCCTGGCAATGATCTGGGCTGGCGGCTACGTCGGCCGCCATATCGACCGGACCAGCTCCTATCTGTCGCCAGAGGCCCACGAGGTGCTCGCCGGCTATGCCGACGAGGCCCAGGCCGCCTTGCAAGCCGGTCCGCAGGCGCTGGCCCGATGGCTCGCGGACATGCACCAGCGCGAGCCGGGCTGGCTGGTCGTGGTCGATGAGCAGTTACAACCCCTCGGAGGCCAGACACTGACGGCTGAGGAGCGCCAGACGCTCACGTTCGTGCGGCACTACGAATGGCCCATGAGCCGTCGCTATGAAGGCCTGCCGCTGATATCCATCCCGATCGCTGACAGCGGCGCCCGGCTGGTCATGCGGCTACCGGAACGCTTCCGTCCGTGGCGCCACTATGCGTTGCTCAGGGCCAGCGGGGTGTATTTACCACCGGTGCTGCTGTCCGTGCTGTTCTGCTGGTTGCTCTATCGCCTGCTGGTGTCCCCATTGGACAGCTTGCGCCGACAGGCCAACGCGCTACGCGGCTACCGCCTCGACTCGCTGTTGCCGCCCGCCATCGCCCGGCGCCACGATGAACTAGGCGAGCTGGGCCGCTCGCTGGCGTACCTCACCCAGCGCCTGCGCGATTCGATCAGCCAGCAACAGCAGCTGCTGCGTGACCTTTCCCATGAGCTGCGCACCCCACTCAGCCGCCTGCGCGTGGCCTGTGAGAGCGAGCTTGGTGCCGAGGAGCTGCGCAGCCGGACCGACCGCGAGATCACCCGCATGCAGCAACTGGTCGACAGCACCCTCGAGTTCGCCTGGCTGGACAGTGAACAACCCCGCTTCGAATGCGAGCCGGTGGACGTCGCGGCGCTCTGGGACGTAATCAGCGAAAACGCCTGCTTCGAAGCCGGCTGGCCGCGCGAGCGCATCCGCGCACAAATCCCGGAAGATTGCCAGGTAATGGGCAACCTCAACGCACTGGCGCAGGCCATGGAAAACATTCTGCGCAATGCCATTCGCCACTCCCCGGCTCAGGGGACGGTGTGCCTGTCCGCCGACCGCGACGCGAACCACTGGCGGCTGTGTATCGAGGATCAGGGGCCGGGCGTGCCAACGGATCGGTTGCCGGTGATCTTCCTGCCATTCGCGAGACTCAACGCCGCCCGCCCCGGCGGCGATGGCTTTGGCCTGGGCCTGGCGATCGCTCGCGGGATGGTGCGGATGCAAGGCGGCACCCTCTGGGCCGAAAACGGCGATACCGGCCTGCGAATGACCATACGCCTGCAAAGTGTATAG
- a CDS encoding response regulator transcription factor, giving the protein MATCAAQRLLAIEDDPILGPHLKTSLENRGFDVTLAGDGPTGLALARNTTYDLILLDVMLPELSGMELLTRLRAQRRTPVLMMSALGNEAHRIQGFDSGADDYLPKPFSIEELQVRIAAILRRVAYERSAPPAADNDAIRFEDQRCDLRYEGRWVGLTATEYRLMKVLHDTAGEVLSKPFLYQQALRRGYSQHDRSLDMHISNIRRKLAREQVAALRLESVWGKGYVLDLQAG; this is encoded by the coding sequence TTGGCAACTTGCGCAGCTCAGCGGCTTCTGGCTATCGAGGATGACCCTATCCTCGGGCCGCACCTGAAAACATCCCTGGAAAACCGCGGTTTCGACGTGACGCTCGCCGGCGACGGCCCCACCGGCCTGGCACTGGCGCGCAATACGACCTACGACCTGATCCTGCTGGATGTCATGCTGCCGGAACTCAGCGGCATGGAGCTGCTGACCCGGTTGCGGGCGCAGCGCCGCACACCAGTGCTGATGATGTCGGCGCTGGGCAACGAGGCGCATCGCATTCAGGGCTTCGACAGCGGTGCCGACGACTACCTGCCCAAGCCCTTCAGCATCGAGGAACTGCAGGTACGCATCGCCGCCATTCTGCGCCGGGTGGCCTATGAGCGCAGCGCACCGCCGGCGGCCGACAACGACGCGATACGCTTCGAAGACCAGCGCTGCGATCTGCGCTACGAGGGGCGCTGGGTCGGCCTGACCGCCACCGAATACCGGCTAATGAAGGTGCTGCACGACACCGCTGGCGAGGTGCTGAGCAAGCCGTTTCTTTACCAGCAGGCGCTGCGCCGCGGCTATTCACAGCATGATCGCAGCCTGGACATGCACATCAGCAACATCCGCCGCAAACTGGCGCGCGAACAGGTGGCGGCCTTGCGCCTGGAATCGGTGTGGGGCAAGGGCTACGTGCTGGACCTGCAGGCCGGTTGA
- a CDS encoding CAP domain-containing protein, with the protein MRLLSSSLFLMALLGGGRLAFAADVGGEAQLIDSINAYRSEVQRCGNRASEELTPLQSDSRLVLPATGAGDLQGALARAGYPMVNVQAISLSGPRDAAAAMQALRESFCRVVLDPQYADIGVSRAGRDWRIVLARPLIGGYLKDSQTEGQRLLEEVNRVRATAHQCAGKAFAAAPPLSWNATLASLAESHSRAMANGNFFGHLDREGRTPGDRAELAGYPGAPVGQNIAAALDRPRQIVEGWLASPGHCTNLMNPRFSELGAAYAVDPQSDAGIYWVGMFGGQ; encoded by the coding sequence GTGCGCCTGCTTTCGTCTTCGTTGTTTCTGATGGCACTGCTCGGTGGCGGTCGCCTTGCGTTCGCTGCCGATGTGGGAGGGGAGGCGCAACTGATCGACTCGATCAATGCCTATCGCAGCGAGGTGCAGCGCTGCGGCAACCGCGCCAGCGAAGAGCTGACACCGCTTCAGTCCGACTCACGTCTGGTGCTGCCGGCAACCGGCGCTGGCGATCTGCAGGGCGCGCTGGCCCGTGCCGGTTACCCGATGGTCAACGTGCAGGCCATCAGCCTGTCCGGTCCGCGCGATGCGGCGGCCGCCATGCAGGCGCTGCGTGAAAGCTTCTGCCGTGTGGTCCTCGACCCGCAATACGCCGATATCGGCGTCAGCCGCGCCGGACGCGATTGGCGTATCGTGCTGGCACGCCCACTGATCGGCGGCTACCTGAAGGACTCCCAGACCGAAGGCCAGAGGCTGCTCGAAGAGGTCAACCGGGTCCGCGCAACCGCGCACCAGTGTGCGGGCAAGGCCTTTGCCGCCGCACCGCCCTTGAGCTGGAACGCGACGCTCGCCAGCCTCGCCGAAAGCCATAGCCGGGCTATGGCCAACGGCAACTTCTTCGGCCACCTCGACCGTGAAGGACGCACGCCAGGCGACCGGGCGGAGCTAGCCGGATATCCCGGTGCCCCGGTCGGCCAGAATATTGCCGCCGCGCTGGATCGGCCGCGGCAGATCGTCGAAGGCTGGCTGGCAAGCCCGGGTCATTGCACCAACCTGATGAATCCGCGGTTCAGCGAACTGGGCGCCGCCTATGCGGTGGATCCGCAGAGCGATGCGGGAATTTACTGGGTGGGCATGTTTGGCGGGCAATAA
- a CDS encoding DJ-1/PfpI family protein, whose protein sequence is MHIAILTFDGFNELDSIIALGILNRVRQPGWRVSLASPSETVTSMNGVRLHRQASLDEIDSFDAVLVGSGIKTREIAEDASVMQILARLDAERQLIGAQCSGTLILAKLGLLNGVPGCTDLTTRPWVQEAGIEVLEQPFFARGNLATAGGCLASIYLAAWTLARLVGRDATAEALHYVAPVGEKADYVERALNNIQPYLP, encoded by the coding sequence ATGCATATCGCCATTCTGACCTTCGACGGGTTCAATGAACTGGATTCGATCATTGCGCTTGGCATCCTGAACCGCGTCAGGCAGCCGGGATGGCGCGTCTCGCTGGCGTCGCCGAGTGAAACGGTGACGTCCATGAACGGCGTGAGACTGCACCGCCAAGCGTCTCTGGATGAGATCGATTCATTCGATGCGGTGCTGGTCGGCAGTGGTATCAAGACTCGCGAGATCGCCGAGGATGCAAGCGTGATGCAGATCCTGGCGCGGCTCGATGCCGAGCGGCAGCTGATCGGCGCACAGTGTTCCGGCACGCTGATCCTGGCGAAACTGGGACTGCTGAACGGCGTGCCCGGCTGCACAGACCTCACCACCCGACCCTGGGTACAGGAAGCCGGCATCGAGGTGCTCGAGCAGCCCTTCTTTGCGCGAGGCAACCTGGCCACCGCCGGTGGCTGCCTGGCTTCCATCTACCTTGCTGCCTGGACCCTGGCGCGCCTGGTGGGACGCGATGCGACAGCCGAGGCGTTGCACTACGTCGCTCCGGTAGGGGAGAAGGCGGATTACGTCGAGCGGGCGTTGAACAATATCCAGCCTTATCTGCCCTAG
- a CDS encoding Rrf2 family transcriptional regulator, protein MRTDSRLSRMLHVLLHMARDERPATSEQIAQMLGTNAAVVRRTMTGLRQAGYVRADKGYNGGWSLSVDLQQVTLLDIFHAVGGPRIFAIGPDRENPDCLVERVVNSALEDAFQQAEALLLQRLGSLTLADLSNQFNALYSTCQAMPATYKPH, encoded by the coding sequence ATGAGAACCGACAGCCGCCTTTCCCGCATGCTCCACGTCCTGCTGCACATGGCGCGTGACGAACGCCCGGCCACCTCCGAGCAAATCGCGCAGATGCTAGGGACCAACGCGGCGGTCGTGCGGCGCACCATGACGGGCCTGAGGCAAGCCGGTTATGTGCGCGCCGACAAAGGCTACAACGGAGGCTGGAGCCTGTCGGTCGATCTGCAGCAGGTCACGCTTCTGGACATCTTCCACGCAGTCGGCGGCCCGCGCATTTTCGCCATCGGCCCGGACCGCGAAAACCCCGATTGCCTGGTCGAGCGAGTGGTCAACTCGGCGCTCGAAGACGCCTTCCAACAAGCTGAAGCCTTGTTGCTGCAGCGGCTGGGTTCGCTGACCCTGGCCGACCTGTCGAACCAGTTCAACGCGCTGTACAGCACCTGCCAGGCAATGCCCGCCACCTATAAGCCTCACTGA
- a CDS encoding NAD(P)/FAD-dependent oxidoreductase, which yields MFYDVIIIGGSYAGLSAGLPLARARRRVLVIDAGLRRNRFAAASHGFLTQDGTSPDEIAAEGRAQLMNYDTVDWLHAEVTRVERDEQGFRLTDARGNEHRARLLILANGIVDELPAIPGLAERWGKQVFHCPYCHGYELDQGRIGVLATSPLSMHQALMLPDWGSTTLLLNEAFEPSAEELAQLQARGVALERTRVIQLKEGEPMNAELADGRQLPFEGIFLAPRMRVSALVGQLGCAMEEGPLGPFIKTDPIQATSTPGVFACGDAARAAGSVPLAVGDGAMAGVAAHRALMFGI from the coding sequence ATGTTCTACGACGTGATCATTATCGGCGGGAGCTACGCGGGATTGTCGGCGGGACTTCCGTTGGCGCGAGCCCGCCGACGGGTGCTGGTGATCGATGCAGGCCTGCGGCGTAACCGTTTTGCTGCGGCGTCCCATGGTTTTCTGACTCAGGATGGCACTTCCCCGGATGAAATTGCCGCCGAAGGCCGCGCGCAACTGATGAACTACGACACCGTCGATTGGCTACATGCCGAAGTAACCCGCGTCGAGCGCGACGAGCAGGGCTTTCGTCTGACCGATGCACGCGGAAACGAACACCGGGCACGGCTGTTGATCCTGGCCAACGGCATCGTCGATGAGCTGCCTGCGATTCCGGGGCTGGCCGAGCGGTGGGGCAAACAGGTTTTCCATTGTCCGTACTGCCACGGCTACGAACTCGACCAAGGCCGGATCGGCGTACTGGCGACATCGCCGCTCTCTATGCATCAGGCGTTGATGCTGCCGGACTGGGGCAGCACGACATTGCTGCTCAACGAGGCGTTCGAACCCTCCGCTGAGGAGCTGGCACAACTCCAAGCGCGAGGTGTTGCGCTGGAGCGCACCCGGGTTATCCAGCTAAAAGAAGGCGAGCCGATGAACGCGGAGCTGGCCGATGGCCGCCAGTTGCCATTCGAGGGCATCTTCCTCGCCCCGCGTATGCGCGTCTCGGCGCTGGTCGGGCAGCTGGGTTGTGCAATGGAAGAGGGTCCGCTCGGCCCCTTCATCAAGACCGACCCCATCCAGGCGACATCGACTCCCGGCGTATTCGCCTGCGGCGATGCGGCGCGGGCCGCGGGCTCGGTACCCTTGGCGGTAGGCGATGGCGCGATGGCCGGTGTGGCGGCGCATCGGGCGCTGATGTTCGGGATCTGA
- a CDS encoding cupin domain-containing protein has product MANPPITVLRDTQPMPVVDACKWERIEGDPHTVNLNAYTSDDGSKIMGTWICTPGKWRVEYVKWEYCHFQEGYCIITPDGMEPIHLKAGDIFVVEPGMTGTWEVVDTVRKYFVFA; this is encoded by the coding sequence ATGGCCAATCCCCCGATCACCGTACTGCGCGATACCCAGCCCATGCCCGTCGTCGATGCCTGCAAATGGGAGCGAATCGAAGGCGATCCGCATACCGTCAACCTCAATGCCTACACCTCGGATGACGGCAGCAAGATCATGGGTACCTGGATCTGCACGCCCGGCAAATGGCGGGTGGAATACGTCAAATGGGAGTACTGCCATTTCCAGGAAGGCTACTGCATCATCACGCCGGACGGCATGGAACCCATCCACCTCAAAGCCGGCGACATCTTCGTAGTCGAGCCGGGTATGACAGGCACTTGGGAAGTCGTCGATACCGTCCGCAAGTATTTCGTCTTCGCCTGA